The Variovorax sp. PMC12 genome segment CCGACATTGCTGCGGCCCGATGCGGATGGCGAGCGCTTCTCTCTGGTGGCCATGTTCGACGACACGGCTGACGGGGCGCTGCAGCGCGGCCGTGCCGCCTTGGCGCAGGAAGAGGGCGGTCCCCGCCATGCCGCGTTCGCCTGCGAGGCCAGTGTGGGGCTGCCCAAGGGGCGCACGGCCATCGTGGTGGAACTGCGTTGCCACGGCGACAACCCGTTGGCAGTCACCGTCGTGTTCCCGTACCGTGCCGCGACCGACCCGCACGGTTTTGCGATCTTCAAGCCCCAGTTGATCGAAGGCAGCGTGCCGGCCGAGGCCGAGGGGCTGTTCAATCGCTCCCTGGAGGCCGGTATCCAGCACTTCAACTGGCCGTCGGGCTCATGGGCGCGCTTCCGCGACGCAGCGCAGGCCGTCGAGACGCAAGCCCGGCAGCAAGATCGGGACGTGGTTGCCTACGCCGACGGACGGCACGCGATGACAGGCGACGCGGTGTTGTCCGGCCGAGGCCTTTTCCCCTCGTGCGTGATCGAGGTTGGGCAGGCGGCGGGGGAGGCCGCCGGGCTGCGGATCCAACTCTGCAATGGCACGAGGCAGACGCTGTCGCCGGACGAGGCGAGGGACACGCTGGTATTCGTTGCGCGGCAGTCGCCTGATTTCGTCACGGCTTGCGTGCGTTTTCTCCAGCAGCAGGCAGTCAACGGCTCGCTCGACCAAACGCTGCGGGGAGCGCCGCATGCGCAGTTCGCGCTTGGCAACCTTCAGTTCCACGGCCTTGCGCTCGAGCGCGACCAGAGGCAAGGGCTGTGCCTCTGGCAGAGCGCAGCCGACTCGGGCTACGCGCCGGCCGAGCGCGAGATGGGCATCATCTACCTGGAAGGTGGCGTGCTCGCGCCAGACCCCTCCAAAGGGCTGGGCCTGCTGCGCCGCGCGGTGGACAAGGGCGATCCGGTCGCGCTGACGCGCTTGGCGATGATGTATCAGGAGGGCTTGGGTGTGGCCAGGGACGAAGCCAAAGCCGTGACATTGCTGAGGCATGCGGCCGCTGCCGGATTCGCGGACGCCCAGTACCACTTGGCCATGTGTCTTCAGGACGGCCGGGGCGTCGTTCAGGATTACGAGCTCTGCGTGCAACTCTACGCCCAGGCCGCTGCCCAGGGGCATGCCGCGTCAATCAACAACCTGGCCGACAAGTACGAGCATGGGCTTGGCGTGGCGCAGGATTTCGACATGGCGTTGTCGCTCTACCGGAATGCGGCTGAAAAGAACGTCATCGCCGCGTGGTACAGCCTTGCCGGCATGTATGCCGACGGTCGAGGCGTGGCACGCGATGTCGAGCAGGCAGTGCGCTGGATGAAGCTGGCGGCCGAGCACGACTTCCTCGACGCGAAGGCCCGCCTGCGAGCGATGGTGTTGGACTCGAATGCCGCCCTTCGTTCGCAAGGCGCCGCGGCGCTGCTCGATGCTTCACGGCTCGATGCAGGCACCCTCCATGAACTGGCCGGGCGCATCTACACCCCCGAGATCGCGGAGTCCTTGCCGGTCGCGTTCCTGCTTTATCTGCAGGCAGCGAACAAAGGGCATGCCGATGCGCAACTGCAGGTTGCCTTTCGCTATCGGCGCGGCTTTGGCGTGGAGATGGATGTGCCGCAGGCCATCCGTTGGTACCAGCGAGCCATGGCTTCCGGCAGCCCGTATGCGGGCGAGGATATGGGCGAAATCTTCGAATACGGCGAATTGGTGCCGAAGGACCTGCGTCGCGCGGCCGAGCTGTATGCGAAGGCGATCGAGGCCGGCAGCCTCACGGCCCGCGACCGGCTGGAGGCGCTGCAGCGGTCGGGTGTGGCAACGCCCGACCCCGGCAAGGTGGGCGGTACCGGCAAGCCCGGATGGAAGTTCTGGTACTAGTACTGCCCGACAGCTAGATCAGGTTGCGCATCGCCTGCGCCGTCTCCCGCAGAACGGGCAGCACCCGCGCCACCGCGTCTTCCGAGCTCTCGTGCCCCATCGGCATCGTGATGTTCAGCGCGCCCACCAGCGTCCCGTGGCGGTCGCGCAGGGGCGCCGCGATGCCGCGCGAGTTCAGGTCGAGCTGCTGCTCCGACAGCGCCCAGCCCTGCGCCCGTATGCGCGCCAGCTCCAGCTTCATGCGCTCCATGCTCGCGATGGTGTGCGAGGTGAAAACCGTCAACTGCTTGGTCGCCAGCCACTCGTTCAGCTCGGCGTCGCTGCGCAGCGCCAGCATCAGCATGCCCGAGGCCGTGACCTGTGCCGGCACGCGCGCGCCCAGCACATAGCCGGTGCTCATGCTGCGGTTCGGGCCGTTGCGCGCGATGTAGACGACCTCGTCGCCGTCCATCACGCTGAGGTAGGCGATCTCGTTGGTGCCGGCGGCCACGCGCTGCAGAAAAGGCTGAACCACGCGCGGCAGCCGGGCCGATTCCAGGTACGAGCGGCCCAGCCGCAGCACCCGCGGCGTGAGCCAGAACAGCTTGCCGTCGCTCGCCACGTAGCCCATGTGCTGCAGGGTGAGCAGGTAGCGCCGCGCGGCGGTGCGGGTCATGTTCGTGCGCTGGCCCGCCTGGCTGGCGGTGAGGCGCGGGTTGGCATCGTCGAAGGCCTCGATGATGCTCACGCCGCGCTCCAGGCCGGCAATCCAGTCGCGCTTGTCCAGGCCTGCGGGAGGTGTCGAGTCGTCCTTGCTCATGGGCGGAAGTGTGCCTGCGGCGATGCGGTTGGCGTTGGTATTCAGTGCAGGTAAAAACCCTCGATTTGAACGATTAACGATTTTTACAGTTCGATTATCGAACGCTTTGAGGTATGCAGCCCTGCATGATTGGGCTGAAGCGACTATAAAGCTCGCCATCCGGCCTCGAAAAGAGCGATTGACGAACGGAAGCAAGCACATGAGCCATTCCATCAGCGGCAGCACCCAGGCGTACCTGATTCCGGGCGACCCGGTTCGCAACGTGCGGCTGCCGCGCATGTTCAATGCGGCCTTCGAGCGCTTCGGCATCGACGCGGTGCTGCTGCCCATGCAGGTGCCGGTGCGCGACTTCGCGGTGTTCTTCAAGTCGGCCTTCCTGGCGCGCAACCTGCGCGGCATGGTGATCGCGCCGCCGCACAAGCCGCTGGTGGTCGACCTGCTCGACGGCTGCGGGCTCTTCGGGCGCGTGGCGGGTTCGGTGAACGTGGTGCGCCGCACCGAGGGCGACCAGCTTGAGGGCGACCTGTTCGACGGCGAAGGCCTGATCGGCGCGCTTGACCACTGCAACATTCCCTTTCGCGGCAAGCGCGTGCTGATCCTCGGTGCGGGCGTGAGCGCCGCAGCCATCGGCGTGGCGCTGGCCGAGGGCGGCGTGGTGAACGGCGCCGCGCACATTTCGTTCTTCGACCGCGCCGCCGGCAAGGCCGCGGGCGTAGCCGCCAAGCTCGACGCCTTCTTCGACGCCACGGTGGTGGCCGTCGACAGCAACGCCCCCGAAGGCTACGACCTGGTCATCAACGCCACGCCGCTCGGGCTGGTCGAGGACGACGCACTGCCCGTGGACGTGGCGCGCATGGACAGCCACGCCGCGCTGTTCGACATTCTTTTGCGCAACCAGCCCACGCCGCTGGTGCGCGCGGCCCGCGCGCGCGGGCTCAATGCGCAGGCCGGCTTCGAGATGCTGATCCAGCAGATGCCGCACTACCTGCGCTACTTCGGCCACGCCGAAGCGGCCGAGGCGCTGCGCGCCGACGCCGACTTCCTGCGCGAAATCATCTACCCGCCAGCCATGCACGGCGAAATCGCCAAGCCCCTGCGCTATCACTCACCCAGCGTGGCCTGAGCCACGCCTTTTCCCATTCAAGAGACTCGACATGATTTCCGGCAAGACAACGCTCATCGCCCACCTGGGTTTTCCGACCGAAGCCTTCAAGGCGCCGATGATCTACAACCCCTGGTTCGACAAGCAGGGCATCGACGCGGTGGTGGTGCCGATGGGCGTGAAGCCCGAGGACTACGCGGCCTCGCTGCCGCAGATCTTCAAGTTCAGCAACCTGCGCGGTGCGCTGGTGACGATGCCGCACAAGGTCACGACCATGGCGCTGGTGGACGAGGTGACGCCCACGGCGCGCGTCGCCGGCGCCTGCAACGCGATCTTGAAGCGGCCCGACGGCACGCTGCTGGGCGACCAGTTCGACGGCGCCGGCTTCGTGCGCGGCGTGGAGCGCAAGGGTCGGCTCTTCAAGGGCACGCGGGTGCTGGTGTCGGGCACCGGCGGCGTGGGTTCGGCCATTGCGGCGTCGATAGCCGCGGCAGGCGCCGCCGAGCTGATGCTGTTCGACATGAGCGAAGCCTCGGCCGGTGCGCTGGCCGCGCGGCTGCGCGAGCACTATCCGCAGATGAAGGTGAGCACGGGCTCGAAAGACCCGGCCGGCTACGACGTGGTCGTCAACGCCACGCCGCTGGGCATGAAGGAGGGCGACCCTCTGCCTTTCGATGTGGACCGCATCGATCCTTCGACCTTCGTCGGCGAGGTCGTCATGAAGACCGAATACACGCCGCTGCTCGAGGCCGCAAAGGCCAAGGGCTGCCAGGTGCAGGTCGGCACCGACATGCTGTTCGAGATGATTCCGGCGTACCTGGAGTTCTTCGGCTTTGGTACGGCGTCCCCAGAAGAATTGCGTGCCGTGGCCCAACTGAAATATTGAAAGGCGGAGTCACCGCATGAGCATTTTCGAAGGCTTTCTCTCCACATCCGAAACGCTGGGCGCGTTCAGCGACCGCGCGTTCGTCGACGCGATGCTGCGCTTCGAGGCCGCGCTGGCGCGTGCCCAGGCCGCCGAGGGGCTGATTCCCGAGAGCGCCGCGCACTCCATCGTGAGCAGCTGCAAGGTCGAGCTGTTCGACGTTGCCAAGATCGTCCGCGAGAGCGGCCGTGCCGGCAGCGTCGCCATTCCGCTGGTCAAGGCGCTGCGCGAGGCCGTGAGCCTTTTCAACGCCGAGGCCGCGCCTTATGTGCATTTCGGCAGCACCAGCCAGGACGTGATCGACAGCGCGATGGCGCTGGTCACGCGCGAGGCGGTCGCGCTGGTCGAAGCCGACCTGGCCAGGGCGGCCGATGCCCTGATGCGCCTTGCGACGGAGCATGCGGAAACCCCCATGCTCGCGCGCACGCTGATGCAGCCGGCTTCGGTCACCAGCTTCGGCTTCAAGTGCGCCGGCTGGGCCGCGCCGCTGGTGCGCAGCCGCCTGCGCCTGCGCGAGGCCGCGAAGCACGCGCTGCAGTTGCAGCTCGGCGGCGCCGTCGGCACGCTCGCGCAGATGAAGGGGCAGGGCGCGGCCGTGCGCCAGCGCATGGCCAAGGAACTGGGCCTGGGCGACCCCGGCGCGACGTGGCACACGCAGCGCGACGAATGGGTGGCGCTGGGCTGCGAGCTGGGCCTCATGACGGGCAGCCTCGGCAAGATCGCGGTCGACATCGCGCTGCTGGGCCAGTACGAAGTGGCCGAAGTCTCCGAGCCCAGCGAACCCGGCCGGGGCGGCTCGTCGGCCATGCCGCACAAGCGCAACCCGGTGGCGTCGATGGTGGCCATTGCCGCCGCCCATCGCGCGCCGCAGCGCGTGGCCGCCTTGCTCGGCGCCATGCCGCAACAGCACGAACGCGCGCTCGGCGCCTGGCAGGCCGAGCTGGCCGAATGGCCGCAACTGCTGATGTCGGCGCACGGCAGCGTGCGCGCCATGGCCGGTGCGCTGCCGGGCCTGCAGGTCGACGCCGCGCGCATGCGCGCCAACATCGACCGGCTGCGCGCCGAACTCCCGCGCGACGCGGCCGACGAATGGTTCGACCCCGCGCTCGCCATGAACGCCGGACAGACCGCCCTCGCCGAAGTGAAGGCGATGCAGGCCCGGCTCACAGACAAGGAACTCGCCCAATGACCGCCCCCGAAAACCCGCCCGTGGAACCCGGCGTCTACGAAGCCGGCCTCGTCAACCGCCGCCGCGTGCTCGGCGACGCATGGGTCGACAAGTCGCTCGCCAACCGCAACGGCTTCAACGCCGAGTTCCAGGAACTCATCACGCGCCATGCGTGGAACGACATCTGGGGCCGTCCCGCGCTGGGCGACAAGACGCGCCGCTACATGGTGCTGTCGATGATGCTGGGCATCCACGCGTATGAGGAATTCGCCATGCATGTGCGCGCCGCGCTCGACGGCCCGCCCGAGTCGCGCCTCACGCCCGAAGACATCAAGGAAGTGATCATGATGGCCGCCATCTACTGCGGCGTGCCGGTGGCCAACCACGCCTTCGGCATCGCGACCGGCATCCTGCGCGAGAAGGGCCTGCTGCCCGCGACGCCGGCGACCGCCGCGCAGTGAGCCCGCCGGTCGCCCGCAAGGGCCGCTTCGACGTCAGCTTCGCGCTGTTGCTGCCGCTGCTGCTGGCGGCGCAGCCCGTGGCCACCGACAGCTACCTGCCGGCGCTCCCCGCCATCGCCAAGGAGCTCGGCTCCGCCAGCACCAGCCTCACGCTGTTCGTGCTGGCTTTCGGCTTTGCGCAATTGCTATGCGGCCCGCTGGCAGACCGCTTCGGCCGGCGGCCGGTGCTGCTGACCGGGCTCGGCTGCTATGTGCTTGCAGCGCTGGGCGGTGCGTTCGCGGACAGCGTGGCGCTGCTCGCGGGCTGGCGTGCGCTGCAGGGCTTCTCGATGGCGGCGATCCTGGTTTGCTCGCGTGCCGCGGTGCGCGACCTGTACCCGGCGCATGAGGGGCCGCACGTGATGGCGCGCGGCCTCACCGGGCTGGGCGTGGTGGGGCTGCTGGCGCCGCTGCTGGGCGCATGGCTGGTGCAGGGCGCGGGCTGGCGCTGGGTGATGGTGGCGATGGCGGTCTATGCCTCGGTGCTGTTCGCGATGTGCTGGCATTCGTTCGCCGAAACGCGCAGACCGATGAGCGAGGACGGCCTCTCCGCGCCGCGCGGCAGCACCCGCACCGTGTTCGCGAGCCGCTCTTTCCGCGCCTGGGCCTCGGTGGCCGCGTCGACCTACGGCGGGCTCTTCTGCTTCCTGCTGCTGTCGCCGATGGTCTACATCGGCTACCTCGGCTGGTCGCCCGCCTGGTACGGCTGGATCCCGGCCGGCGGCTCGCTGGTCTACATCTTCAGCACCACCATGTGCCGCACTCTGCTGCGGCGCTACGGGCCGGTGCGCACCGTGCGGCTGGGCGCCTCGCTCAGCATCACGGGCGCGGTGATCCAGGCGCTCGGCTGCTGGCTGCTGCCGCTCAGCGCGGTGCCGCTGCTGGCGGGCCACGCGGTGTACTGCCTCGGCCACGGCATCCACCAGCCCTGCGGGCAGGCGGGCGCGGTGGGCGACCTGCCGCACCTGGCGGGCCGGGCCGTGTCGTGGTCCGGCTTCGGCATGATGATGGTCGCGTTCTGCGTGGGGCAGCTGGCGGCGCGCTTCGTCGATACCGACTACACCTACGGCGCCTGGCCGATGGTCGTGCCCATGCTGCTGGCCGGCGTTTCGCTGATGGCCATCGCATTCTTCTGGCTGCCACGTCTTCAACATCCGACAAAGGAAACCACACCATGACCCGTTTGAATGTCGTTCGCGAAGGCGACGGCCCGATCGTCGTGCTCAGCCATGCGCTCGGTTGCGACCTGACCATGTGGGACGGCGTGGCCGCCCAGCTCGCGCGGGCCCACACCGTGATCCGCTACGACCACCGCAACCACGGTGCCTCCGAAGTGGTGCCGGGCCCCCTGCGCATCGAGACGCTGGCGGAAGACGCCGCCGAGCTCATCCGGCGCGAGGCCGGCGGCGAGCCGGTGCATTTCGTCGGCCTGTCGATGGGCGGCATGACCGCGCAGGCGCTGGCCGTGCGCCACCCCGAGCTGCTGAAGACCGTGGTGATCGCCAATTCGTCCGCGCACTACCCCGACCAGGCCCCGTGGCGCGCGCGCGCGGAGACGGTCAATGCCCAAGGCGTGGCCGCCATCGCGCCCGGCGCGGTGTCGCGCTGGCTCACGCCCGACTTCGTGACCACGCCGGAGGGTGCGGCCGCCGCCAAGGCGCTGCACGACGTGCTCGTGCGCACCGACGCGCAGGCCTACATCGAGAGCTGCAATGCCGTGGCCGCCATCGACTTCCGCGAGAGCAACCACCGCATCGCCGTGCCCACGCTGGTGATCGGCGGGCTGCGCGACGAGGCCACGCCCATGGCCATGTCGCAGGCCATTGCCGGCGCGATTCCGCATGCGCAGCTGGCCACCATCGACGCCGCGCACGTCAGCGCCGTGGAGCGCCCGGTGGAGTTCACGCAACTGCTGATCGATTTCTGGCGCAGTCTTTGAGGGCTGGGCGCTACACCGGCGGCCTAGGTGTATCCCGTATTTCGTGCGAATAATGGACGCATGTGATCGATGATCGATCAGAGGGCCGCTGAATAGATTGTGGTGGGAGCCGGGTGTTTCTAAAGTCCACCCCCATGCATCGCTCCATTGCCACCGTCTCGCTCAGCGGCACGCTCCGCCAAAAGCTCGAAGCCGTCGCAGCCGCGGGTTTCGACGGCATCGAGCTGTTCGAGGCCGACTTCATCAACTTCAAGGGCACCGCCGCCGAACTGCGCCGCATCACGGCCGACCTGGGCCTGTCGATCGACCTGTACCAGCCGTTCCGCGACTTCGAAGGCATGCCGGAGCCGCAGTTCCGCCGCAGCCTGGAGCGCGCCGAGCGCAAGTTCGACCTGATGGAAGCCATGGGCGCGCCGCTGGTGCTGTGCTGCTCCAACACCTCGCCGCTGGCCGTGAACGACCCCGCGCTGGCCGCGGCCCAACTGCATGAACTGGCCGAGCGTGCCGCGCGCCGCAACCTGCGCGTGGGCTTCGAGGCGCTGGCCTGGGGCCGGCACACATCGCTGTACGGCCAGGCCTGGAACATCGTCAGGCAGGCGAACCACGCGCACCTGGGCCTGATCCTCGACAGCTTCCACACGCTGTCGCTGAAGGACGATCCGGCCGGCATCGCCGACATCCCCGGCGAAAAAATCTTCTTCCTGCAGATGGCCGACGCGCCGCTGCTGTCGATGGACGTGCTCCAGTGGGCGCGCCACCACCGCTCGTTCCCGGGGCAGGGCGACTTCGACGTGATCGGCTTCTTCACGCAGGTGCTGCGCGCGGGCTACACCGGGCCGCTGTCGCTGGAGATCTTCAACGACATCTTCCGCGAGACGCCCAACCGCCGCACCGCCGTGGACGCGATGCGCTCGCTGCTCTACCTCGAGAGCGAAGCACGCCAGCGCATGGCCGGCACGCCGGTGCAGCCGCAGCGCGTGGAGCTGTTCAATCCGCCGCCGGTGCCGGCGCTGTCGGGCCTGTCGTTCATCGAGTTCGCGGCCGACGAGGCCTCGGCACTCACGCTGGCCGCGCTGGTGAAGCAGCTGGGTTTTCGCCGCGTGGGCAGGCACCGTTCGAAGGCCGTCACGCTGTACCGCCAGGGCGAGGTCAACCTGATCGTCAATGCCCAGCCCGATTCCTTCGCGCGCAGCCGCTTCGACGCGCACGGCACTTCGGTCTGCGCGCTGGGCGTGCGCTGCGCCGATCCGCTCGCGGCAGTGGGCCGGGCCACCGCCATGCGCTCGCAGCGGCACGACAGCCCGGTCGGCCCGAACGAGCTGCGCGTGCCGGCGGTCGTCGCGCCCGGCGGCAACCTCATTCACTTCGTGCCCGAGGCGCTGGGCGCCAACGGCCTGTACGAAGCCGATTTCATCCTCGAAGACGGCGGCCCCGACGAATCCGACGCCGGCCTGCAGCGCATCGACCACGTGGCGCTGGGCCTGGCGGTCGATCAGCTCGACACCTGGGTGCTGTTCACGCGCGCCGTGCTCGGCCTGGAGCCGGGCGAGAGCCTGGAGCTGGCCGACCCCTTCGGCCTCATCCGCAGCCGCGGCGTGGCCAACGCCGACCGCAGCCTGCGCCTGGTGCTCAACGTGTCGCTGAGCCAGCGCACCCGCACCGCGCGCACGCTGAGCGTGACCGGCGGCGGCGCGGTGCACCACATCGCGCTGAGCTGCGCGGACATCTTCGACACCGCCGCCAAGCTGCGCGCCAACGGCACGCGCTTCGTGCCCATCTCGGA includes the following:
- a CDS encoding carboxymuconolactone decarboxylase family protein, with translation MTAPENPPVEPGVYEAGLVNRRRVLGDAWVDKSLANRNGFNAEFQELITRHAWNDIWGRPALGDKTRRYMVLSMMLGIHAYEEFAMHVRAALDGPPESRLTPEDIKEVIMMAAIYCGVPVANHAFGIATGILREKGLLPATPATAAQ
- a CDS encoding alpha/beta fold hydrolase, which gives rise to MTRLNVVREGDGPIVVLSHALGCDLTMWDGVAAQLARAHTVIRYDHRNHGASEVVPGPLRIETLAEDAAELIRREAGGEPVHFVGLSMGGMTAQALAVRHPELLKTVVIANSSAHYPDQAPWRARAETVNAQGVAAIAPGAVSRWLTPDFVTTPEGAAAAKALHDVLVRTDAQAYIESCNAVAAIDFRESNHRIAVPTLVIGGLRDEATPMAMSQAIAGAIPHAQLATIDAAHVSAVERPVEFTQLLIDFWRSL
- a CDS encoding SEL1-like repeat protein, coding for MSNAARVFLDCYAQGKEPEGGWTFGKALSQARLDYSHASLERVNTLLDQIRAKVKPEREAFLSTPGGRNFCDLLAYYLVSFVVKKSGARIGWHDFASAQQVLGSAARLAEGTQSRIVAIARDVGVALLPLVWIEDKLFGAGLAPTCANYVAGCGARLDHAGPVAWAAAVHSLGFLASYSMFMVSGGTVLAPTLLRPDADGERFSLVAMFDDTADGALQRGRAALAQEEGGPRHAAFACEASVGLPKGRTAIVVELRCHGDNPLAVTVVFPYRAATDPHGFAIFKPQLIEGSVPAEAEGLFNRSLEAGIQHFNWPSGSWARFRDAAQAVETQARQQDRDVVAYADGRHAMTGDAVLSGRGLFPSCVIEVGQAAGEAAGLRIQLCNGTRQTLSPDEARDTLVFVARQSPDFVTACVRFLQQQAVNGSLDQTLRGAPHAQFALGNLQFHGLALERDQRQGLCLWQSAADSGYAPAEREMGIIYLEGGVLAPDPSKGLGLLRRAVDKGDPVALTRLAMMYQEGLGVARDEAKAVTLLRHAAAAGFADAQYHLAMCLQDGRGVVQDYELCVQLYAQAAAQGHAASINNLADKYEHGLGVAQDFDMALSLYRNAAEKNVIAAWYSLAGMYADGRGVARDVEQAVRWMKLAAEHDFLDAKARLRAMVLDSNAALRSQGAAALLDASRLDAGTLHELAGRIYTPEIAESLPVAFLLYLQAANKGHADAQLQVAFRYRRGFGVEMDVPQAIRWYQRAMASGSPYAGEDMGEIFEYGELVPKDLRRAAELYAKAIEAGSLTARDRLEALQRSGVATPDPGKVGGTGKPGWKFWY
- a CDS encoding shikimate dehydrogenase family protein, producing MSHSISGSTQAYLIPGDPVRNVRLPRMFNAAFERFGIDAVLLPMQVPVRDFAVFFKSAFLARNLRGMVIAPPHKPLVVDLLDGCGLFGRVAGSVNVVRRTEGDQLEGDLFDGEGLIGALDHCNIPFRGKRVLILGAGVSAAAIGVALAEGGVVNGAAHISFFDRAAGKAAGVAAKLDAFFDATVVAVDSNAPEGYDLVINATPLGLVEDDALPVDVARMDSHAALFDILLRNQPTPLVRAARARGLNAQAGFEMLIQQMPHYLRYFGHAEAAEALRADADFLREIIYPPAMHGEIAKPLRYHSPSVA
- the pcaB gene encoding 3-carboxy-cis,cis-muconate cycloisomerase; this encodes MSIFEGFLSTSETLGAFSDRAFVDAMLRFEAALARAQAAEGLIPESAAHSIVSSCKVELFDVAKIVRESGRAGSVAIPLVKALREAVSLFNAEAAPYVHFGSTSQDVIDSAMALVTREAVALVEADLARAADALMRLATEHAETPMLARTLMQPASVTSFGFKCAGWAAPLVRSRLRLREAAKHALQLQLGGAVGTLAQMKGQGAAVRQRMAKELGLGDPGATWHTQRDEWVALGCELGLMTGSLGKIAVDIALLGQYEVAEVSEPSEPGRGGSSAMPHKRNPVASMVAIAAAHRAPQRVAALLGAMPQQHERALGAWQAELAEWPQLLMSAHGSVRAMAGALPGLQVDAARMRANIDRLRAELPRDAADEWFDPALAMNAGQTALAEVKAMQARLTDKELAQ
- a CDS encoding shikimate dehydrogenase family protein, whose translation is MISGKTTLIAHLGFPTEAFKAPMIYNPWFDKQGIDAVVVPMGVKPEDYAASLPQIFKFSNLRGALVTMPHKVTTMALVDEVTPTARVAGACNAILKRPDGTLLGDQFDGAGFVRGVERKGRLFKGTRVLVSGTGGVGSAIAASIAAAGAAELMLFDMSEASAGALAARLREHYPQMKVSTGSKDPAGYDVVVNATPLGMKEGDPLPFDVDRIDPSTFVGEVVMKTEYTPLLEAAKAKGCQVQVGTDMLFEMIPAYLEFFGFGTASPEELRAVAQLKY
- a CDS encoding bifunctional sugar phosphate isomerase/epimerase/4-hydroxyphenylpyruvate dioxygenase family protein encodes the protein MHRSIATVSLSGTLRQKLEAVAAAGFDGIELFEADFINFKGTAAELRRITADLGLSIDLYQPFRDFEGMPEPQFRRSLERAERKFDLMEAMGAPLVLCCSNTSPLAVNDPALAAAQLHELAERAARRNLRVGFEALAWGRHTSLYGQAWNIVRQANHAHLGLILDSFHTLSLKDDPAGIADIPGEKIFFLQMADAPLLSMDVLQWARHHRSFPGQGDFDVIGFFTQVLRAGYTGPLSLEIFNDIFRETPNRRTAVDAMRSLLYLESEARQRMAGTPVQPQRVELFNPPPVPALSGLSFIEFAADEASALTLAALVKQLGFRRVGRHRSKAVTLYRQGEVNLIVNAQPDSFARSRFDAHGTSVCALGVRCADPLAAVGRATAMRSQRHDSPVGPNELRVPAVVAPGGNLIHFVPEALGANGLYEADFILEDGGPDESDAGLQRIDHVALGLAVDQLDTWVLFTRAVLGLEPGESLELADPFGLIRSRGVANADRSLRLVLNVSLSQRTRTARTLSVTGGGAVHHIALSCADIFDTAAKLRANGTRFVPISDNYYDDLATRIDLAPELLARMRAAGVLFDRSAAGDYLHIYTESFEGGLFFEVAQRVGNYDAYGALNAPARMASQAQD
- a CDS encoding multidrug effflux MFS transporter — encoded protein: MSPPVARKGRFDVSFALLLPLLLAAQPVATDSYLPALPAIAKELGSASTSLTLFVLAFGFAQLLCGPLADRFGRRPVLLTGLGCYVLAALGGAFADSVALLAGWRALQGFSMAAILVCSRAAVRDLYPAHEGPHVMARGLTGLGVVGLLAPLLGAWLVQGAGWRWVMVAMAVYASVLFAMCWHSFAETRRPMSEDGLSAPRGSTRTVFASRSFRAWASVAASTYGGLFCFLLLSPMVYIGYLGWSPAWYGWIPAGGSLVYIFSTTMCRTLLRRYGPVRTVRLGASLSITGAVIQALGCWLLPLSAVPLLAGHAVYCLGHGIHQPCGQAGAVGDLPHLAGRAVSWSGFGMMMVAFCVGQLAARFVDTDYTYGAWPMVVPMLLAGVSLMAIAFFWLPRLQHPTKETTP
- a CDS encoding IclR family transcriptional regulator domain-containing protein, translating into MSKDDSTPPAGLDKRDWIAGLERGVSIIEAFDDANPRLTASQAGQRTNMTRTAARRYLLTLQHMGYVASDGKLFWLTPRVLRLGRSYLESARLPRVVQPFLQRVAAGTNEIAYLSVMDGDEVVYIARNGPNRSMSTGYVLGARVPAQVTASGMLMLALRSDAELNEWLATKQLTVFTSHTIASMERMKLELARIRAQGWALSEQQLDLNSRGIAAPLRDRHGTLVGALNITMPMGHESSEDAVARVLPVLRETAQAMRNLI